GCGCCCCTGTTTAACCGCGTCAATCTGGGCAAAGCCCGGGCGCTGCTTCATCCGGGTAAAGGCGTCGTCCACCTGCTTTTGCGTGACGCCGTAACCAAACGGCACTGCGGCGTTGGTTTTTGTCGCCCACTGCGAGCCGGACACGATATACACCTGCGGCTTCATGCTGATGACTTTCTCCAGCGAAACGTCGCCGGTGGCGCCGGGCAGCAGCTCAGAACCGATATTACGCGCGCCGACCGCCTCCACCAGCCCGCCCCAACCGACGTGCGCATGGGTAAAGCAGCAGGACTCCAGGCCATTCAGCCCGGCTTTCGCTTCGATAAACACCAGCGGCTTGGGCTCAACCGCCTTGGTTTTCGCCACGATATTCTGATAGTGCTGCTGATAGAAATCGGTGTACTGCTTGGCTTCCGGTTCACGATCCAGCGCTTCGCCCAGCAAGGTCACGCTTTTCGGCGTGTTCTCCACCGGTTTCAGCATGGTATCGATAAACAGCACCGGCACCCCCAGCGCTTTTAGTTGCTTGAGCACGCCGGTCTGTTCCAGCGAGGGTTTCGAACGCAGCTGGGCGATCATCAGGTCAGGCTGTTTGGCGATCACGCTTTCCAGATTGACCTCGCCATGGTCGCTAAAGCCCATATCGAGGATGTTATTGGCCGCCGGCCATTTGCTTTTCAGGATGTCCCAGGTTGCCCCGTCGCTCTTTTTCAGCAGGTTATTCCAGGCTACCAGCCGGCTGAACGGATCGGCGCGGTCCAGCAGCGCCAGCGTCAGAATATCACGGCCGTCCTGCACCACGACGCGCTTCGGCTCCTGCTTCAGCGTCACGCGCTGGCCGGAGGTGTCGGTTAAGGTTAACGGATATTGGGTCGCCAGGGCCTGGGCGGAGAAAACGCTGGCGCAGGCTAACACCAACGGAATAATTCGACGGGACACACGCTGCTCCTTAGTAAAATATCAACCAGGAAAGCATAATGAGAATTACTTTTATTATCAAAATCCAACGCTGCTTTTCAGCGGTTGAATTGCAAACAGGTGTTAACAACCATTAAAAGAAACCGGCGCATCCTGCGATGCGCCGGCGGTATTACATCAGGCCGTAAATCAGCGCCGACAGGGCGATCAATCCCATCACCAGAACAAAAACATTGCTCAGGGCGCGATATTTATGCATCGACGGCACCGCACGCACCGCATACATCGGCAGGATAAACAGGATAACCGCGATCAGCGGACCGCTGATGGTTTCTATGATGTGCAGCGCGCTCGGGTTCCACACTGTCGCCGCCCAGGTGAGCAGGAACAGCACCACCGCCGAAATACGGTGCGTGGCACGTGAGCTCAGCGGGTTACCCAGCGCCCGGGTAACGCCGTCAATCAGACTGGTCGCCCCTTCCGTGACGCCCAGCGAGGTGCCGAGGTAGGATTTCGCCATTGCCAGCATCGCCATGATCGGCCCCAGATAGGCGATCAGCGGATTGGAAAACTTGTTCGCCAGCGTGGTCAACACGGTAATGTTCTGCGCCTTGGCCTGTTCCATATCCTGGTAAGACAGGCTCAGTACGCAGCTGAAGACGAAGAACAGCACGGTGACGCAGATCAGCACATAGCTATAGCGCATAATGCGCGCGCAGCGGCGCTCCGCCTTATCGCCGTACAGGCTTTTCTGCGTCGAGGCGAAGGAAGAGATGATCGGCGCATGGCTGAAGGAGAACACCATTACCGGCACCGCCAGCCACAGCGAATGCCACAGCGACGGGCTGTCAAACTGCGTGCTCATCAGTCCCTGGGTGAAATGCGCGGTATTCCAGCTAGGGACCAGATACAGCGAAATCCCCATCAGGAACACCAGCAGCGGGAAGACCAGCATCCCCATAGCGGCGACAATGCCGTCTTTGCCGCGCAGCAGCACCAGGTTCAGCACCACCACTACCGCCAGGCTCAGCCACAGGCGTGGCGGCGGCGCGACGTGAAACTGGTGGATCAGAAAGCTGTCCAGCGCGTTGGTGATCGAAATGCTGTACACCAGCACAATCGGGAAAAACGCCAGCAGGTACAGCACCATGATAATTTTGCCGGCCAGTACGCCAAAGTGCTCCACCACCACATCATGGATATTGCCGTCGCGGCTGGAACCGGACAGCACAAACCGGCTCAGGGCGCGGTGCGGCAAATAGGTCAGCGGGAAGGCGAACAACGCCATCAGCAGCAAGACCAACGGGCCGTTCAGGCCGGCGTTAATCGGCAGAAACAGCGTGCCGGCGCCAACCGCCGTGGCATATAAACCGAACATCCATACGGTGTCCGTTTTGTTCCAGCGCGACGATGGCGGGGTCGCCAACGCGCCGGAATCCGGAGAAATAGTACTCATGAGACAGCTTACCTTAATCTGTAACGACAACGATTGCGCTCAACGGAACTTCCTTCTCCGTGATATTTTATTTTATAATTCAATGAATTAATCAAGGAAATCATATTATTGCCTGTTGCAAGGACGGCAAAGGATAATTAAAAATGCAGGATGGGTCTATGTTTATGCGGTTAACTGCGCGCTTCGTGAACGATTAATCCATAACTCCCGTACGGATTCAGCATAATCATGCACGATATCGTGCAAAACAGGGGGAGGATACAAAGGTTGG
The nucleotide sequence above comes from Serratia rhizosphaerae. Encoded proteins:
- a CDS encoding ABC transporter substrate-binding protein, translating into MSRRIIPLVLACASVFSAQALATQYPLTLTDTSGQRVTLKQEPKRVVVQDGRDILTLALLDRADPFSRLVAWNNLLKKSDGATWDILKSKWPAANNILDMGFSDHGEVNLESVIAKQPDLMIAQLRSKPSLEQTGVLKQLKALGVPVLFIDTMLKPVENTPKSVTLLGEALDREPEAKQYTDFYQQHYQNIVAKTKAVEPKPLVFIEAKAGLNGLESCCFTHAHVGWGGLVEAVGARNIGSELLPGATGDVSLEKVISMKPQVYIVSGSQWATKTNAAVPFGYGVTQKQVDDAFTRMKQRPGFAQIDAVKQGRFYGIYHNFYNHPYNIVGLEYLAKFIYPAQFKTLDPAQTYSDILKNFTEVPEGKGVLGAQAPGGK
- a CDS encoding HAAAP family serine/threonine permease, producing MSTISPDSGALATPPSSRWNKTDTVWMFGLYATAVGAGTLFLPINAGLNGPLVLLLMALFAFPLTYLPHRALSRFVLSGSSRDGNIHDVVVEHFGVLAGKIIMVLYLLAFFPIVLVYSISITNALDSFLIHQFHVAPPPRLWLSLAVVVVLNLVLLRGKDGIVAAMGMLVFPLLVFLMGISLYLVPSWNTAHFTQGLMSTQFDSPSLWHSLWLAVPVMVFSFSHAPIISSFASTQKSLYGDKAERRCARIMRYSYVLICVTVLFFVFSCVLSLSYQDMEQAKAQNITVLTTLANKFSNPLIAYLGPIMAMLAMAKSYLGTSLGVTEGATSLIDGVTRALGNPLSSRATHRISAVVLFLLTWAATVWNPSALHIIETISGPLIAVILFILPMYAVRAVPSMHKYRALSNVFVLVMGLIALSALIYGLM